In Nocardia sputorum, a single genomic region encodes these proteins:
- the metE gene encoding 5-methyltetrahydropteroyltriglutamate--homocysteine S-methyltransferase: protein MVTVAQQKPFTATVLGLPRVGPRRELKRAIEAYWAGKIDAGRLHAVARDLRQAQFADMRAAGLDSIPVGTFSYYDHMLDTAELLGALPPRVAGITDPLDRYFAAARGTDTVEPLEMTKWFDTNYHYLVPEIGPETAFSLHPEKLLAEVEEALELGVPARPVVIGPLTFLKLAKATGGPALARLIELLPLYRELLRRLAVAGAEWVQIDEPVLVTDLTAAEIDLLQVTYEELAEATERPAILVATYFGQPDAALAALARTGIEGVALDFTSGVDVAAVAAVPALTGKLVVAGVVDGRNVWRTDLDRAVATLGSLLGSAGHVAVSSSCSLLHVPYTLAGETRLDERLRSWLAFGAEKVTEIRLLATGLREGAEAIDAELTAVREALASRKSDPRLNDPGVRARLAALGPDAARRAPAEQRRELQRDRLRLPALPTTTIGSYPQTSAIRLARAALRKGEIDQAEYVRRMRAEIAEVITLQEELGLDVLVHGEPERNDMVQYFAEHLEGFAATEHGWVQSYGTRCVRPPILFGDVARREPMTVDWIGYAQSLTDKPVKGMLTGPVTILAWSFVRDDQPLSESARQVALAIRDETVDLESAGIRIIQVDEPALRELLPLRAAEQPGYLEWSVLSFRLATSGVSDATQIHTHLCYSEFGEVIEAIAGLDADVTSIEAARSRMEVLDDLNASGFDLGVGPGVYDIHSPRVPSVEEITTSLRAALKAIPAERLWVNPDCGLKTRGRTEVEASLRNMVAAAAAVR from the coding sequence ATCGTGACTGTTGCACAGCAGAAGCCGTTCACCGCGACGGTTCTCGGGCTTCCACGAGTGGGGCCACGACGCGAACTGAAGCGGGCTATCGAAGCCTATTGGGCGGGCAAGATCGACGCGGGCCGGTTGCACGCCGTGGCGCGCGACTTGCGGCAGGCCCAGTTCGCCGACATGCGCGCCGCGGGCTTGGACTCCATCCCCGTCGGCACGTTTTCCTACTACGACCACATGCTCGACACCGCCGAGCTGCTGGGCGCGCTGCCGCCCCGGGTCGCCGGGATCACGGATCCGCTGGACCGGTATTTCGCCGCCGCCCGCGGCACCGACACGGTCGAGCCCTTGGAGATGACCAAGTGGTTCGACACCAACTACCACTACCTGGTGCCGGAAATCGGCCCGGAGACCGCGTTCTCGCTGCACCCGGAGAAGCTGCTGGCGGAAGTCGAGGAGGCGCTGGAGCTGGGTGTGCCCGCGCGGCCGGTCGTGATCGGCCCGCTCACCTTCCTGAAGCTGGCGAAGGCGACCGGCGGCCCAGCACTCGCCCGGCTGATCGAACTGCTGCCGCTCTACCGGGAACTGCTGCGCAGGCTCGCCGTCGCCGGCGCCGAGTGGGTGCAGATCGATGAGCCGGTGCTGGTCACCGACCTCACCGCGGCGGAAATCGACCTGCTCCAGGTCACCTACGAGGAACTCGCCGAGGCCACCGAGCGCCCGGCGATCCTCGTCGCGACCTACTTCGGACAGCCGGACGCCGCACTCGCGGCGCTGGCGCGCACCGGGATAGAAGGAGTCGCGCTCGACTTCACCTCCGGCGTCGACGTCGCCGCGGTGGCGGCCGTGCCCGCGCTGACCGGCAAGCTGGTCGTCGCCGGTGTCGTGGACGGGCGCAACGTCTGGCGCACCGATCTCGACCGAGCCGTGGCCACTCTCGGTTCGTTGCTGGGATCGGCCGGACACGTGGCGGTTTCGAGTTCGTGCTCGTTGCTGCACGTGCCGTACACACTGGCCGGCGAGACGCGGTTGGACGAGCGTCTGCGGTCCTGGCTGGCGTTCGGCGCGGAGAAAGTGACCGAGATCCGGCTGCTCGCGACCGGCCTGCGCGAGGGCGCGGAGGCGATCGATGCCGAATTGACCGCGGTCCGGGAGGCGCTGGCGTCGCGGAAGTCGGATCCGCGGCTGAACGATCCGGGGGTACGCGCGCGCCTGGCGGCGCTCGGTCCGGACGCCGCCCGCCGCGCGCCCGCCGAACAACGCCGGGAACTGCAACGGGACCGTTTGCGGCTGCCTGCCCTGCCGACCACCACGATCGGTTCCTACCCGCAGACCTCGGCCATCCGGCTGGCGCGCGCCGCGCTGCGCAAGGGCGAGATCGACCAGGCGGAGTACGTGCGCCGGATGCGCGCGGAGATCGCGGAGGTCATCACGCTGCAGGAGGAACTGGGGCTCGACGTGCTGGTGCACGGCGAGCCGGAGCGCAACGACATGGTGCAGTACTTCGCCGAACATCTCGAGGGGTTCGCGGCGACCGAGCACGGGTGGGTGCAGTCCTACGGGACGCGCTGCGTGCGGCCGCCGATCCTGTTCGGGGACGTCGCGCGGCGGGAGCCGATGACCGTCGACTGGATCGGGTACGCGCAGTCGCTCACCGACAAGCCGGTGAAAGGCATGCTGACCGGTCCGGTGACCATTCTGGCGTGGTCCTTCGTGCGCGACGACCAACCGTTGAGCGAGTCCGCCCGCCAGGTGGCGCTGGCCATCCGGGACGAGACCGTGGACCTGGAATCGGCGGGCATCCGGATCATCCAGGTCGACGAGCCGGCCTTGCGTGAACTGCTTCCACTGCGTGCGGCCGAGCAGCCCGGTTATCTGGAGTGGTCGGTGCTGTCGTTCCGGCTCGCGACCTCCGGGGTGTCCGATGCGACGCAGATCCACACGCACCTGTGCTACTCGGAATTCGGCGAGGTGATCGAAGCGATCGCCGGGCTGGACGCCGATGTCACGTCCATCGAGGCGGCGCGTTCCCGCATGGAGGTGCTCGACGACCTGAACGCCTCGGGATTCGACCTCGGGGTAGGCCCCGGCGTGTACGACATCCACTCACCGCGGGTGCCCAGCGTGGAGGAGATCACCACGTCGTTGCGGGCGGCGCTGAAAGCCATTCCGGCCGAACGCCTCTGGGTGAATCCCGACTGCGGGCTCAAGACCAGAGGACGCACCGAGGTGGAAGCCTCCCTGCGCAACATGGTCGCCGCGGCGGCAGCGGTACGGTGA
- a CDS encoding pyruvate carboxylase produces MFSKVLVANRGEIAIRAFRAAYELGIGTVAVFPYEDRNSVHRLKAAESYQIGEPGHPVRAYLSIEAIIEAAKSAGADAIYPGYGFLSENPDLAAACAREGITFIGPSAEVLELAGNKARAIEAAKAAGLPVLRSSAPSSDVEQLLAAANELEYPIFVKAVAGGGGRGMRRVAAPEQLRESIEAASREAESAFGDPTVFLEQAVVNPRHIEVQILADQHGNVMHLFERDCSVQRRHQKVIELAPAPNLDPALRERICADAVAFARQIGYSCAGTVEFLLDERGNHVFIEMNPRIQVEHTVTEEITDVDLVQSQLRIAAGETLEQLGLSQEAVTIRGAALQCRITTEDPANGFRPDTGRITAYRTPGGAGIRLDGGANLGAEIGAYFDSMLVKLTCRGRDFGAAVARASRALAEFRIRGVATNIPFLLAVLDDPDFKAGRVTTSFIDERPQLLTLRQSADRGTKILDYLADVTVNKPHGERPTTVYPHDKLPAIDPSVPPPDGSRQRLLRLGPEGFARALREQKAVGVTDTTFRDAHQSLLATRVRTNGLLGVAGHVARLTPELLSVECWGGATYDVGLRFLYEDPWERLAALREAIPNICLQMLLRGRNTVGYTPYPEAVTRAFVSEATATGIDIFRIFDALNNVDQMRPAIDAVRETGTAIAEVAISYTGDLSNPDESLYTLDYYLKLAEQIVDAGAHVLAIKDMAGLLRAPAATTLVTALRSNFDLPVHVHTHDTPGGQLATYLAAWQAGADAVDGASAAMAGTTSQPALSAIVAAAAHSEYDTGLNLQAVCDLEPYWEALRKVYAPFESGLPAPTGRVYTHEIPGGQLSNLRQQAIALGLGDRFEEVEAKYAAADRLLGRLVKVTPSSKVVGDLALALVGTGVEVEDFAADPGRYDIPDSVIGFLRGELGTPAGGWPEPFRSKALAGRGAAKPETPLTPADEKGLAGSSAERRATLNRLLFPGPTAEFLAHREKYGDTSGLSANQFFYGLRRGEEHRVQLEKGVTLLIGLEAISEPDERGMRTVMCILNGQLRPVSVRDRSIASEIPAAEKADKANPGHVAAPFAGVVTLAVAEGDSVAAGDTIGTIEAMKMEAAITAPRAGTVGRVAIGAVQQVEGGDLLIELTVRESSAG; encoded by the coding sequence ATGTTCTCGAAAGTCTTGGTTGCCAACCGTGGCGAGATCGCCATCCGAGCCTTCCGCGCGGCTTACGAACTCGGCATCGGGACGGTCGCCGTGTTCCCTTACGAGGACCGCAATTCGGTCCATCGGTTGAAGGCGGCGGAGTCGTATCAGATCGGCGAGCCCGGCCATCCGGTGCGGGCGTATCTGTCGATCGAGGCGATCATCGAGGCGGCCAAGTCCGCGGGCGCGGACGCCATCTACCCCGGGTACGGATTCCTGTCGGAGAATCCGGATCTGGCGGCGGCGTGTGCCCGGGAGGGCATCACCTTCATCGGCCCGTCGGCCGAGGTGCTCGAACTGGCGGGTAACAAGGCGCGCGCGATCGAGGCGGCCAAGGCGGCCGGCCTGCCGGTGTTGCGTTCGAGCGCACCGTCGTCGGACGTGGAGCAGCTGCTGGCCGCGGCGAACGAGCTGGAATACCCGATCTTCGTCAAGGCCGTCGCGGGTGGCGGCGGGCGCGGAATGCGCCGGGTCGCCGCACCCGAGCAGCTGCGCGAGTCGATCGAGGCGGCTTCCCGGGAGGCGGAGTCGGCGTTCGGCGACCCGACGGTGTTCCTGGAGCAGGCGGTGGTGAATCCCCGTCACATCGAGGTGCAGATCCTGGCCGACCAGCACGGCAATGTGATGCATCTGTTCGAGCGGGACTGCTCGGTGCAGCGCAGGCACCAGAAGGTGATCGAGCTGGCGCCCGCGCCGAATCTGGACCCCGCACTGCGCGAGCGGATCTGCGCCGACGCGGTGGCCTTCGCCCGGCAGATCGGCTACTCGTGCGCGGGCACCGTGGAGTTCCTGCTGGACGAGCGCGGCAACCACGTCTTCATCGAGATGAACCCGCGCATCCAGGTGGAACACACGGTGACCGAGGAGATCACCGACGTCGACCTGGTGCAGTCGCAGCTGCGCATCGCCGCCGGGGAAACGCTCGAGCAGCTGGGTCTGAGCCAGGAGGCCGTGACCATCCGGGGTGCGGCGTTGCAGTGCCGGATCACCACCGAGGACCCGGCCAACGGGTTCCGTCCGGACACCGGCCGGATCACCGCCTACCGCACGCCCGGCGGCGCGGGCATCCGCCTGGACGGCGGGGCCAACCTGGGCGCCGAGATCGGGGCCTACTTCGACTCCATGCTGGTCAAGCTCACCTGCCGGGGCCGCGACTTCGGTGCGGCGGTCGCTCGGGCGAGCCGGGCGCTGGCCGAGTTCCGGATCCGCGGCGTGGCCACCAACATTCCCTTCCTGCTGGCGGTGCTGGACGATCCCGACTTCAAGGCGGGCCGGGTCACCACCTCGTTCATCGACGAGCGCCCGCAGCTGCTGACCTTGCGGCAGTCCGCCGACCGCGGCACCAAGATCCTCGACTACCTGGCCGACGTCACCGTGAACAAGCCGCACGGTGAGCGCCCGACCACGGTGTACCCGCACGACAAGCTGCCCGCGATCGATCCGAGCGTGCCGCCGCCGGACGGCTCCCGGCAGCGGCTGCTGCGGCTGGGTCCGGAAGGTTTCGCGCGGGCGTTGCGTGAGCAGAAGGCGGTCGGCGTCACCGACACCACCTTCCGTGACGCGCACCAGTCGCTGCTGGCCACCCGCGTGCGTACCAACGGCCTGCTCGGGGTGGCGGGGCATGTGGCGCGGTTGACGCCGGAGCTGCTGTCGGTGGAGTGCTGGGGCGGCGCGACCTACGACGTGGGGTTGCGGTTCCTGTACGAGGACCCGTGGGAGCGGCTGGCGGCGTTGCGGGAGGCGATCCCGAACATCTGCCTGCAGATGCTGCTGCGCGGCCGCAACACCGTCGGTTACACCCCGTATCCGGAGGCGGTGACCCGCGCGTTCGTCTCCGAGGCGACCGCGACGGGCATCGACATCTTCCGGATCTTCGACGCGCTCAACAACGTCGACCAGATGCGCCCGGCCATCGACGCGGTCCGCGAGACCGGGACCGCGATCGCGGAGGTCGCGATCAGCTACACCGGGGATCTGTCGAATCCGGACGAGTCGCTCTACACCCTGGACTACTACCTGAAGCTGGCCGAGCAGATCGTCGACGCGGGCGCGCACGTGCTGGCGATCAAGGACATGGCCGGCCTGCTGCGCGCCCCGGCCGCGACCACGCTGGTCACCGCCTTGCGCAGCAATTTCGATCTGCCGGTGCACGTGCACACCCACGACACCCCGGGCGGGCAGCTGGCCACCTATCTGGCCGCCTGGCAGGCGGGCGCCGACGCCGTCGACGGCGCGAGCGCCGCGATGGCCGGGACCACCAGCCAGCCCGCGCTCTCTGCGATCGTCGCCGCGGCCGCCCACAGTGAATACGACACCGGGTTGAACCTGCAGGCCGTGTGCGACCTCGAGCCGTACTGGGAGGCGTTGCGGAAGGTCTACGCGCCGTTCGAGTCCGGGCTGCCCGCGCCCACCGGCCGCGTCTACACCCACGAGATCCCCGGCGGTCAGTTGTCGAACCTGCGCCAGCAGGCGATCGCGCTCGGGTTGGGCGACCGGTTCGAGGAGGTGGAGGCGAAATACGCCGCCGCCGACCGGCTGCTCGGGCGTCTGGTGAAGGTCACGCCGTCCTCGAAGGTCGTCGGCGACCTGGCGCTGGCGCTGGTCGGCACCGGTGTCGAGGTGGAGGACTTCGCCGCCGATCCCGGCCGCTACGACATCCCGGATTCGGTGATCGGGTTCCTGCGCGGTGAACTCGGCACCCCCGCCGGCGGCTGGCCCGAACCGTTCCGCAGCAAAGCGCTGGCCGGGCGCGGCGCGGCCAAGCCCGAGACACCGTTGACGCCCGCCGACGAGAAAGGCCTGGCGGGTAGCTCCGCGGAGCGGCGGGCTACGTTGAACCGGCTGCTGTTCCCCGGCCCCACCGCCGAATTCCTCGCCCACCGCGAGAAGTACGGCGACACCTCCGGGTTGTCGGCCAACCAGTTCTTCTACGGTCTGCGCCGCGGCGAGGAACACCGGGTGCAGCTGGAGAAGGGCGTCACCCTGCTCATCGGCTTGGAAGCCATTTCGGAACCGGACGAGCGCGGCATGCGCACGGTGATGTGCATCCT
- a CDS encoding nuclear transport factor 2 family protein has product MPDPDELVRAMCRSWSDPDPDRISAYFAEDAVYHNIPMEPIVGRAAIRDFIAGFLTTFDAIDFDIHHQIASGAVVMNERTDTLRSAGRETPLPVMGFFEVADGEITVWRDYFDMAAINRAFGL; this is encoded by the coding sequence CGAACTCGTGCGTGCGATGTGCCGAAGCTGGTCCGACCCCGATCCGGATCGGATCAGCGCCTACTTCGCCGAGGACGCCGTCTACCACAACATCCCGATGGAACCCATCGTCGGCCGCGCCGCCATCCGCGACTTCATCGCGGGTTTCCTGACCACGTTCGATGCCATCGACTTCGACATCCACCACCAGATCGCCTCCGGCGCCGTGGTGATGAACGAGCGCACCGACACCCTCCGCTCCGCAGGCCGCGAGACCCCGCTCCCGGTCATGGGCTTCTTCGAAGTCGCCGACGGCGAGATCACCGTATGGCGCGATTACTTCGACATGGCCGCCATCAACCGAGCCTTCGGCCTGTAG